A section of the Dermacoccus nishinomiyaensis genome encodes:
- a CDS encoding exonuclease SbcCD subunit D, with the protein MRILHTSDWHLGRSFHGEGLGEAHSAYFDHLVDLARDEQVDAVLVAGDVYDRALPNPRTVELLDDALWRLLDTGARVVVTSGNHDSASRLNFGSRIMEHAGLHIRAAYEGITRPVAVPRRGSDEIAGHVVALPYLEPSVAAGVFGLDEGTHRAVLSEAVARSRAQVPYNGAPVVAMAHAYFAGATTSDSERDISVGGLGQVPTSVVSGFDYAALGHLHGPQTLEEHVRYSGSPVAMSFSEAGHTKGTWLIDVTRGAARGEFIEAPVHRPLATLVGELDHLLAEPALAHAEAAWCQVTLTDEIRPAAAMDRLRARFPHTLRLSFESARKDDAPLTYAERLAGRDDVELCCDFLAHVRGGRGPNATERTAIGHAVAAANRHDAETMRDDGSMFDLEALR; encoded by the coding sequence ATGCGCATCCTGCACACGTCCGACTGGCACCTGGGCCGCTCGTTCCACGGCGAGGGCCTCGGTGAGGCTCACTCCGCCTACTTCGACCATCTCGTCGACCTCGCGCGCGACGAGCAGGTCGACGCCGTCCTCGTCGCCGGAGACGTGTACGACCGGGCGCTGCCCAACCCGCGCACCGTCGAACTGCTCGACGACGCCCTGTGGCGGTTGCTCGACACCGGCGCTCGCGTCGTCGTCACCTCCGGCAACCACGACTCGGCGTCCCGGCTCAACTTCGGCTCGCGCATCATGGAGCATGCGGGTCTGCACATCCGCGCCGCCTATGAGGGCATCACCCGGCCGGTGGCGGTGCCGCGGCGCGGCAGCGACGAGATCGCCGGTCACGTCGTCGCGCTGCCCTACCTCGAACCGTCGGTAGCTGCGGGCGTGTTCGGCCTCGATGAGGGAACGCATCGGGCGGTGCTGAGCGAGGCGGTCGCGCGCTCGCGAGCCCAGGTGCCTTACAACGGCGCGCCCGTCGTCGCGATGGCGCACGCGTACTTCGCCGGGGCGACGACGAGCGACTCAGAGCGCGACATCAGCGTCGGCGGCCTCGGCCAGGTACCCACGTCCGTCGTGTCAGGCTTCGACTACGCCGCGCTCGGGCACCTGCACGGCCCGCAGACGCTCGAAGAGCACGTGCGCTACAGCGGCAGCCCCGTCGCGATGTCGTTCAGCGAGGCAGGCCACACGAAGGGCACGTGGCTCATCGACGTCACACGTGGTGCCGCGCGTGGGGAATTCATCGAGGCGCCCGTGCACCGCCCGCTCGCGACGCTCGTCGGCGAACTCGACCACCTGCTCGCCGAGCCCGCACTCGCCCACGCCGAGGCGGCTTGGTGCCAGGTGACGCTGACCGACGAGATTCGGCCGGCCGCGGCGATGGATCGGCTGCGAGCCCGCTTCCCGCACACCCTGCGGCTCTCCTTCGAATCGGCCCGCAAGGATGATGCGCCGCTCACGTACGCCGAGCGCCTCGCCGGGCGCGACGACGTCGAGCTGTGCTGCGACTTCCTCGCCCACGTGCGCGGGGGACGCGGTCCCAACGCGACCGAACGCACCGCCATCGGCCACGCCGTCGCCGCGGCGAACCGCCACGACGCCGAGACCATGCGCGACGACGGCTCGATGTTCGACCTGGAGGCCCTGCGATGA
- a CDS encoding SRPBCC domain-containing protein, whose translation MDKITLTHDVPVPPAAAFYLFVGEISKWWPPLQTPDPARHAGVVIEARPGGTVSFRIGGEDRAWGEVVSVDLRSSIVFDCWRRGEHRHPSRVSVRFSDSEWGTRVTFEHDGWDDDNAGARARYGDWPLILAEFVAHTRRHARGIRVAARDPRGVA comes from the coding sequence GTGGACAAGATCACGCTCACCCATGACGTCCCGGTGCCGCCGGCGGCCGCGTTCTACCTGTTCGTCGGCGAGATCAGCAAGTGGTGGCCGCCGCTGCAGACTCCTGACCCCGCGCGTCATGCGGGCGTCGTCATCGAGGCCCGTCCGGGCGGGACCGTCAGCTTCCGAATCGGCGGCGAGGATCGCGCGTGGGGCGAGGTCGTCAGCGTCGACCTGCGCTCGTCGATCGTCTTCGACTGCTGGCGCCGCGGCGAGCATCGTCATCCGAGCCGCGTCAGCGTCCGGTTCAGCGACAGCGAATGGGGCACCCGCGTCACCTTCGAGCACGACGGTTGGGACGACGACAACGCAGGCGCGCGCGCCCGGTACGGCGACTGGCCGCTCATCCTCGCCGAGTTCGTCGCCCACACCCGCCGTCACGCGCGGGGGATCAGGGTGGCGGCGCGTGATCCGCGCGGCGTAGCCTGA
- a CDS encoding L-threonylcarbamoyladenylate synthase, producing the protein MALFLDIHPQNPQPRTVRQVVDALRDGALIAYPTSSGFALGCALGNAEGKERMVRIRHLDAKHDFTLVCEDFAQLGQLVQLNNAAFRAIKASTPGPYTFILPATAEVPRKLVHPKKKTVGVRLDDHPIARAIVAELGEPLLSTSLILPDQDEPFTYGWAVKDALDHEVDIVIDADEVEPRPTSVIDYTDAAPTVLRVGAGDVARFEG; encoded by the coding sequence ATGGCGCTCTTCCTCGACATCCACCCCCAGAACCCGCAGCCGCGCACCGTTCGTCAGGTCGTCGACGCTCTGCGTGACGGCGCGCTCATCGCCTACCCGACGTCGTCAGGTTTCGCTCTCGGTTGCGCGCTCGGCAACGCCGAGGGCAAGGAGCGCATGGTGCGCATCCGGCACCTCGACGCCAAGCACGACTTCACGCTCGTGTGCGAGGACTTCGCACAACTCGGTCAGCTCGTACAGCTCAACAACGCCGCGTTTCGGGCGATCAAGGCCTCGACGCCGGGGCCGTACACGTTCATCCTGCCCGCGACGGCGGAGGTGCCGCGCAAGCTCGTGCACCCGAAGAAGAAGACGGTCGGGGTGCGTCTCGACGACCATCCGATCGCGCGCGCCATCGTCGCGGAGTTGGGCGAGCCGCTGCTGTCGACGTCGCTCATTCTGCCCGACCAGGACGAACCGTTCACCTACGGCTGGGCCGTCAAGGACGCGCTCGACCATGAGGTCGACATCGTCATCGATGCCGACGAGGTCGAGCCGCGCCCGACGAGCGTCATCGACTACACGGACGCGGCGCCGACCGTGTTGCGCGTCGGTGCCGGCGACGTCGCGCGCTTCGAGGGCTGA
- a CDS encoding YbjQ family protein: MIIVTTNDVTGHRIEATMGECFGLTVRSRHIGSNIGAGLKAMAGGELKGITELLVECRREALSRLAAEAQARGANAVVAFRFETNEFAQTGIEVCAYGTAVYIAPDGQQGGQQAHQGQQGGAQQWNAPASQSMGQQFAGGSGEPSQQWQGNADAQR; this comes from the coding sequence ATGATCATCGTGACGACGAACGACGTGACCGGTCACCGCATCGAGGCGACGATGGGTGAGTGCTTCGGCCTGACGGTGCGCTCGCGCCACATCGGCTCCAACATCGGCGCCGGGCTCAAGGCCATGGCCGGTGGTGAGCTCAAGGGCATCACCGAACTGCTCGTCGAGTGCCGCCGTGAAGCGTTGTCCCGCCTGGCCGCCGAGGCGCAGGCGCGCGGCGCGAACGCCGTCGTGGCATTCCGCTTCGAGACGAACGAGTTCGCACAGACCGGCATCGAGGTGTGCGCCTACGGCACGGCCGTCTATATCGCACCTGACGGCCAGCAGGGCGGGCAGCAGGCGCACCAGGGTCAGCAGGGCGGGGCGCAGCAGTGGAATGCGCCGGCGTCGCAGAGCATGGGCCAGCAGTTCGCGGGCGGCTCGGGCGAGCCCTCGCAGCAGTGGCAGGGCAACGCTGACGCACAGCGGTGA
- a CDS encoding nucleosidase: MTTLVVAAAASETRYLPADVDMVLTGLGKTAAAIATTRALAERTPQERAGLQVVNLGSCGALRPGMRGVFEPGVVLNHDISADAIRALGHDVRERLGVGAGDPELVLATGDLFVSDAQVRDALAERASLVDMEGYAVVAACQAFDVPVRVVKHVSDDADASAFDWATLVDTSARDLAAWFTANVSST; the protein is encoded by the coding sequence GTGACGACGCTCGTCGTCGCCGCGGCGGCCAGCGAGACGCGCTATCTTCCCGCTGACGTTGACATGGTCCTGACCGGCCTGGGCAAGACCGCGGCGGCAATCGCAACGACGCGGGCACTCGCGGAGCGTACGCCGCAGGAACGGGCGGGGCTGCAGGTCGTCAACCTCGGCTCATGTGGAGCCCTGCGCCCCGGCATGCGCGGCGTCTTCGAGCCGGGCGTCGTGCTCAACCACGACATCAGTGCCGACGCGATCCGCGCCCTCGGCCACGACGTGCGCGAGCGCCTCGGCGTCGGGGCAGGCGACCCAGAGCTCGTCCTGGCCACGGGTGACCTGTTCGTCAGCGACGCACAGGTGCGGGATGCTCTTGCCGAGCGCGCGTCGCTCGTCGACATGGAGGGCTACGCCGTCGTCGCGGCCTGCCAGGCGTTCGACGTGCCCGTGCGCGTCGTCAAGCACGTCTCGGACGACGCCGACGCCTCCGCGTTCGACTGGGCGACGCTCGTCGACACCTCGGCGCGCGACCTCGCGGCCTGGTTCACCGCCAACGTCTCGTCCACCTGA
- a CDS encoding OsmC family protein, with product MSANDPHRSVSISRTSAGRFVATNARGGTLEFGSGDDTDFTPVELLLTAIAGCSAIDVDIFTTRRSEPTQFDVVAEGDKVRDEQGNHMGPIDVTFTVRFPEGDAGDAARKVYPETVELSHEKLCTVSRTVVLPTEVRMHVAE from the coding sequence ATGAGCGCCAACGACCCCCACCGCAGCGTCAGCATCTCCCGCACGAGCGCTGGACGCTTCGTCGCGACGAACGCGCGCGGCGGCACCCTCGAGTTCGGCTCGGGTGACGACACCGACTTCACGCCCGTCGAGCTGTTGCTCACCGCGATCGCCGGGTGCAGTGCCATCGACGTCGACATCTTCACCACGCGCCGCAGCGAGCCGACGCAGTTCGACGTCGTCGCCGAGGGCGACAAGGTGCGCGACGAGCAGGGCAACCACATGGGCCCGATCGACGTGACGTTCACCGTCCGTTTTCCCGAGGGCGACGCCGGCGACGCCGCGCGCAAGGTCTACCCGGAGACGGTCGAGTTGTCCCACGAGAAGCTGTGCACCGTCAGCCGCACGGTCGTGCTGCCCACCGAGGTGAGGATGCACGTCGCCGAATGA
- a CDS encoding histidine phosphatase family protein: MPDAASPNAPRPDSGRLVLVRHGETQWSRDGRHTGTTDLPLLPAGEAVARAAGQALAGHHFVAEFVSPLLRARRTAELIGLQNLEIDDDLREWDYGGYEGKSTPQIREEVGYDWEIFADGVIPGETPGETVEDVAARASHVLARVHPLLEQGDVILVAHGHLLRILAAAYLRQQPRFAASLQLDAGAVCALDTHHGIPTIASWNTTHLPSV, from the coding sequence GTGCCCGACGCAGCCAGCCCCAACGCCCCCCGCCCCGACTCCGGACGCCTCGTGCTCGTGCGCCACGGCGAGACGCAGTGGTCACGTGACGGGCGCCACACCGGCACCACGGATCTGCCGTTGCTGCCCGCCGGGGAGGCCGTCGCGCGGGCGGCCGGGCAGGCGCTCGCCGGACACCACTTCGTCGCGGAGTTCGTCTCCCCGCTGCTGCGCGCGCGGCGCACGGCCGAACTCATCGGGCTGCAGAACCTCGAGATCGACGACGACCTGCGCGAGTGGGACTACGGCGGCTACGAGGGCAAGTCGACGCCGCAGATCCGTGAGGAGGTCGGGTACGACTGGGAGATCTTCGCCGACGGCGTCATCCCTGGCGAGACCCCGGGTGAGACGGTCGAGGACGTCGCCGCGCGCGCCTCGCACGTGCTCGCACGGGTGCATCCGCTGCTGGAGCAGGGCGACGTCATCCTCGTCGCCCACGGGCACCTGCTGCGCATCCTCGCCGCCGCGTACCTGCGTCAGCAGCCGCGCTTCGCGGCGTCGCTGCAGCTCGACGCCGGCGCCGTGTGCGCCCTCGACACGCACCACGGAATCCCGACGATCGCCTCGTGGAACACGACGCACCTGCCGTCGGTCTGA